The stretch of DNA CTCACTTGAATCGTGACATGAATCAGATGAATCATATTGGAATCGTATGATTCCCAATTCAGTTTCGTTTCACCCGATTCTGCCCACACTTACACTTCCCCAAAATATTCCCCAAAATGCACATCTCACGAAGTGACACATTGCCTACATGCTACTTAAACATGATACGCTTCATGCTGCATATAATACACatcgaaaatgaaaaaaaccaaCAAATTGAAGAGTCACATTGGATGGATATTTGCTTATAAATTAAGAAGGGAATGAAATATGAGATGCATAAGAAGGTGGAGAAGAAGCGTAAAGtggaagagaaaagaagaagcaGAAAACCTAATTGCCCGAGAAGTTACTAGCACCATACAAGAAAGCAATCGTGAAGAACCATTTCCGTGAAGAAGAAAACaccatgaaaaataaaacaactcgAAACAAGTTTGCCTGTCCCACCTCTAAAATGGCTCAAATGTTTTCATTCTGAATCTATTTCAGCACTATTTTAATATCTTGCTTTTTGATGAAGTATCtagattttgaattttaataatatttaatttattgtaaaattaattgTGTATCACATCAACCTTTTATTTCCCTTTTATTGAAATGTTCACGTGatctttctttacttttatattacttctagatttcatgtgtttctttttcaaatgaaaaaaagtttcatattttatccaTAATGAATCTTTATGATCTCGTCACGTGAAATAAAACTTCATATTTTTATCCATGATCATGTCACGTGAAATTTTTCCAGCTTTATCCAgaattatattttgacttcaaaattatattttgactattctttatactttttttatccaaaatgttaatttatctttttatatttctttaggAAGAAATATCAGTTTgaatttattcttatttgtaGAAGTAAAAAGAGTATAAGtcaaacaaagagaaaaaaaatagatattacaTGGAATCATTGTGAGAGTGTTCCTCCTTATAGACTTGTAGTCAAGTGCAAATATTGTTCACATACTTGTTGGGGTGGTGTTACAAGAATGAAACATCATATTGCTGGAACAAATGAGAATGTCATTGCTTGTAGAGAAATGTTTTTGAAGTTGttagaagataaaagaaataaaagaagcaAATCGGGTAGACTCTTTTGAAGAAACATATATTCAATGTAGTAAGAAGGGGAAACAAGGAGTTACAAAATAGAAAAccataaatgaaatgtttaaagATAGAGAGTTGGTGACTCAAGATATTTGCAATTGCATATATAGGAATGCTTTGCCATTTAATTTGATAAGAAACTCCTTATTTACCCAAATGTTGAAATTTGTTAGGGGAATATGGAAAGGGTTTAAAGCCTCCAACTTATCATGAAGTTAGAGTATCTTAtctgaaaaaagaaatatacaatATTCAAGCTAGTTTGGAGAAATATAAGGTTGAATTGGAAAAATGGGGATGTACTTTGATGTGTGATGGTTGGACATATGGAAAAGGGAGGTCTGTTACAAAATTTTTAGTTAATAGTCCAAGCGGAACAATGTTCTTAAAATCTATTAATATTAGTAATGTGGTTAAGGATGCTAAACAAATGTTTGAACTGTTAGATTCTGTGATTGAAGAAATTGGGGAGGATAATGTCATGCAAGTTGTGACAGATGGTGCTACTAATTTTGTGGCAGCAGGAATGATGTTAGAAGAGAAGAGAACTAAATTATTTTGGTCTCCTTGTGCAGCTCATTGCCTTGACTTAATTCTTGAAGACATAAGTGAACTTCTAGGCTTTTACAATACGATGGCAAATGCCCAAAAAGTCACAACTTTCATTTATAAACACATATGAGACCtaaatttatatagaaaatattcTAATGGAAAAGAATTAGCTCAACCAGTAGTCACAAGATTTGCAACTGCTTTGCTAACCCTTCAATGTATAGCACAATATAAAAATGCTCTTCGAGGTATGTTTGTTTCAAAAGAACGGACAACTAGTAAGCATGCTAGTAAGACTGAAGGTAAACAAGTAGTGGGCATTGTTTTATCTGATGATAGATTTTGGAAATCTATCCAATATTGCTTGAAGTGTGTCACTCCACTTGTGAAATTACTAAGGCTTGTGGATGGAGACTCAAAACCTACAATGTCATATATTTATGAAGCTATGGATAGAGCTAAAGAGCAAACAACTACAAATTTCAAGAATGAAGAATCTCGTTATATAAAGGTGTGGAAAATAATTGATACTCGTTGGAATTTGTAGCTGCTGCTTACTACCTCAATCATAAGTAAGTAACTATAACACTATACTTTCTTAGATTACAATTTCATAATGATAGATTTTAATacctactttttatttttatattagattTCATTATGACAAAAACTTCAATCTGGATGAAGAGGTTTCATATGGTTTGTATGAGACCCTAGAAAAAATGATCCTTGATAGAAGGATTAGATTTAAACTTGATCAACaacttg from Vigna unguiculata cultivar IT97K-499-35 chromosome 8, ASM411807v1, whole genome shotgun sequence encodes:
- the LOC114194822 gene encoding uncharacterized protein LOC114194822; protein product: MFLKSINISNVVKDAKQMFELLDSVIEEIGEDNVMQVVTDGATNFVAAGMIKYSNGKELAQPVVTRFATALLTLQCIAQYKNALRGMFVSKERTTSKHASKTEGKQVVGIVLSDDRFWKSIQYCLKCVTPLVKLLRLVDGDSKPTMSYIYEAMDRAKEQTTTNFKNEESRYIKVWKIIDTRWNLFHYDKNFNLDEEVSYGLYETLEKMILDRRIRFKLDQQLDKFKKAQGLFGRSMTIDTRDKKQPALWWESYGVEGKELQNLAMRILSLTCSANDDEWITEKEDHCLANNVSWMDIHEYFTLEEGAPSKKRKKGPRNLNKRENILQQQMMMVEEVEEEDEDEDELPQNVILDEDADLSDIDLGDDE